TGAATTATCGTCGTCTTTTTCCAATAAACTGACTGTCAATTTTAATAGCAAAATAAGGTAATAGCACTGAAGTAGTTTCTCATCCATCCAGATGtgatttttattctatattttgacccccccctttgttttttctataggTTGAATCAAATGATCGGTTTTGGAATTATGTTGAAAAGAGGGATGAAATGGTTGGATCATTAATCAAAAAAGTACTGAAGTGTAAGTTTTGTCCACATACATTTGCCATTAAAACAGCCATTAcaaggatcaaatggcatttaGCAGGAGAAGAAAGGCGTGGTGTTGCCATTTGTCGTGGGGTGACTAAAGAAGTTCAAGAAGCAGCCTTTCTAGCAATGTGTGGTGgcaacaaaagacaaaaaatcaCAGCAACTGCAGTCAATGTTAATGACTGTGGAATTTCAACTTGTccacaagaacaaaaacaatgagATTGAAAATTTGGGAGGAGGCATTGGAAGGGTACAAAGAGAAGTTCAGGTTGTAGAACCGGGAGTAGGGGAAGAGAGGATTTCTTCACAAGCAATAGCAGGAAACGACGAAGTAAGCATGACGGGAATGAGAGCACAAGAAGATAGAGTTTCCGAAGAGGCACTCGAGAGCAGAACGAGGACAGAACCAGTGGGAGTTCAAGGCGTGGAACAAGGTCCCGGAGAAGAGAGAATTCAGTCGCATTTACAAGCagaaaatgacatggaaaacacTGGTGAAGGATCTTTTCAGCATGATGCATTTGAGACTATTCCAAGAACAGAGCAAGTGCAGCTTCTGGAGCCTCGAGGAGATTCATCCCAATTTTGTCTTGACATTGGAAGATGTTATGATCAACCTTGTGCTCCATCAGTAAACAATGATGTAAATAGGCATGATGCACTGGACATGGTTAGAGTGAGGACAGAACCAATGGAGGAGGCTGGCGCAGGAGCAAAATCTTCTGAAAGTCTGAAATACAACAAGACTAGAGGAGTTCCATTACCTACTAGCTCCACAAAGCCAGTGGGTCAAGCATTTGAAGAGAAAACGAAGGAGATATGGTCTTTGTTAATGGATGATAAAGTCCCGACCATTGGCATTTATGGCATGGGGGGGATTGGTAAAACGACAATACTCAAACATATCTATAATGAGCTTCTACAAACACCAGATATTTGTCATCATGTTTGGTGGGTGACTGTGTCTCAAGATTTTAGCATTACTAGATTGCAGAATCTCATAGCTAAACATCTTCATCTAGACCTTGCAAACGAAGATGATGATGTGCATAGAGCTGCCAAATTGTCAGAAGAATTAAAGACGAAACAAAAATGGATtctcattttagatgatttgtggaacAATTTTGAGCTTGATGAAGTGGGAATTCCTGTGTTGTTGAAAGGATGCAAGCTGATTATGACAACTAGATCAGAAACGGTTTGTCATCGGATGGCTTGCCACCACAAAATCAAAGTGAAGCTACTTTCGGAGGGAGAAGCTTGGACTTTGTTCATGGAAAAACTTGGACGTGACATAGCACTTTTACCAGAAGTGGAAGGAATTGCAAAAGATATTGCTGGggaatgtgctggtttgccaTTGGGAATTATTGCAGTGGCAGGAAGCTTGAGGGGAGTGGACGACCCATATGAGTGGAGAAATACATTGAACAAATTGAGAGAATCAGAATTTAGGGACATAGATGAGAAAGTATTCAGGTTATTGAGGTTTAGTTATGATCGGTTAGGTGATTTAGCACTACAACGAAGTCTCTTGTACTGTGCATTATTTGGTGAAGATGATATGATTGCAAGGCAGAAGTTGATAGGTTATTTGATCGATGAAGGAATTATTAAAGGAAAGAGGAGCAGGGGAGATGCATTTGATGAGGGCAACACGATGCTTAATAGACTTGAATATGTCTGCCTATTGGAAAGTGCTAAAATGGAGTATGATGATACTAGACGTatcaagatgcatgacttgattagggacaTGGCCATCCATATACTGAAAGACGAATATCAAGTCATGGTTAAAGCAGGTGCGCAATTAAAAGAGTTGCCAGATGCAGAGCAGTGGACGGAGAATCTGATGATGGTTTCACTAATGAGAAACAAGATCAAAGAAATTCCTTCCAGCTATTCACCTAGGTGTCCCTTTCTATCAACTCTATTGCTATGTAAAAATCGTATGTTGCGATTTGTTGCGGATTCATTTTTCAAGCAATTGCATGGGCTCAAGGTCCTCGATCTGTCTTGGACAGGTATTCAAAACTTGCCAGACTCTGTTTCTGATTTGGAGAGTCTCACTGCGTTATTGCTCCGTAAGTGTGACAACTTAAGTCATGTTCCATCATTAAAGAAGCTCAGGGCACTGAAGAGGTTGGATCTCTCTCGTACTCGACTTGAAAAGATGCCGCAAGGAATGGAATGCCTAACCAACCTGAGGTATCTTAGAATGAATGGATGtggtgaaaaggagtttcctAGTGGGATATTACCAAAACTTTCTCACCTGCAAGTCTTTGTACTAGAAAAGTTTATGTCGCAAGATGATGCGATAACagttaaaggaaaggaagtagGATCCTTGAGAAATTTGGAAACTTTGGAATGCCATTTCGAAGGTTTATCTGACTTCGTGGAGTATCTCAGATCTCGGGATGGGATCCTATCATTAAGCACATGCAAGATTTTAGTAGGAGAGGTGGGTAGACATTTAGGGCAATACATTGAAGattttccaagtaaaacagtTGGGTTGGGTAATTTGAGTATCAACGGAGATAGAGATTTTCAGGTCAAGTTCTTAAATGGCATTCAAGGACTGATTTGTCAATGCATCGATGCAAGAAGTTTATGTGATGTTTTGTCATTAGAGAATGCAACTGAACTGGAGCGCATCAGCATTCGGAAATGCCATaacatggagagcttggtttcatcttcttggttctgcTCTGCTCCACCACGATTGCCATCATGTAACGGTATGTTTTCTGGtcttaaagaatttttttgttatagatgTGAAAGTATGAAGAAGCTGTTCCCGCTTGTGTTGCTGCCAAACCTCGTAAACCTGGAAGTGATTGAAGTTCGTGTGTGTCataaaatggaggagataataggaaCAACAGATGAAGAAAGCAGCAGCTCCAATTCCATCACGGAAGTCATTCTCCCAAAGTTAACAACTCTGATATTGTCTTGGttaccagaactgaaaagcatttgcagtgcaaaactgatttgcaattctcttaaaaatatttatgtaataaATTGTGTGAAGCTGAAGAGGATGCCAATTTGTCTtccgttgcttgaaaatggccagccatctcctcccccttctcttaAAGAAATCAACGCATATCCAAAAAAATGGTGGGAGTCCgtagtggagtgggagcatcctaaCGCAAAGAATGTCCTTCGTCCCTTTGTAAACTAATATAATATAGTATGCttacaattatataaataacatttttcatttttattatttcattaaagacTACtgaattgtcatttttttttaactcgatagataaacaattataatttgaagtttgattaatattatattttcatcctaTTGAATTTCTCCAAgacgaaaatccaaaaaataaaaataaaatactatattgatttatcattaaagtaacctaatattataaatcatcAGTGAAAGTATTCTTCTACACACATTTTTTAAATGTCTAAGAGAGAGTATGAATATGGCAGTTTTGGTTTCTAAACCTGAAACTGCCATATTCataaacacattttttaaatactaaatttaatACTAAAACTAGAAAGTAGCATAGGCGTGATCTTGATTTCGTTCCAGTGGTTTTGATGAGTATGAAATGCTAAAATgctaaaatggaataaaaataatagaaattaaacagACAAGTCAAGGCCCAGTTGGAGTCGTGAAATTTCACTAATGAGGATTTCAAAAAAGGAACTGCTAAAGCCTAAAATTTAGGCAATTTGTTTTTGACACAACAGGGATCATAGAGACgtgatgaaatataattttaaaatttaaaatatttttaaatagttaaagattaaataattttttaacttaaaacaattcaacttcaataaaatatcaaaatattatgaaattaaaatattttaacactaatattttaaatataaagctatgtcaatgttatcaaggctaatgagagctaaaacatctatttttttgcttaaattcctacaaattataaacttaaaaaaaaaaatatgaatgtaaACCATATGTATTAGtgataaatcaaattttaaaaaattaatatcatagttaatgaaaataataatgaaaaaaagctaagtttttattttttttttactcaaagaaaaaccatatgTTTGGTTTGAAATAACTTTCTTGAATCAAAAACTTATTTCTACAATCAAGTTAAAAGTTGAAATTTCTAACTTGTAACCTATTGATTCTAATTTTTACCATCTCCATTTCTAAAAGAAATTGTTCTCAGCCAATGCCTCCCAAAGATATTtccaacttaaattatttttgtcagaAGTCATTCATGACAATTAACTTTAGAATTATGACTCGAAGTCAAAAAAGATTCTCTATAAGTCATACCAAATGGACTCTTCATCCATATCTCATTTGTTTTTCAGTTGGTGCCACCTCCATATAGGACTCaaaagcttttaatttttatttttattttttagggggGGTTAGGTTATAAATGATTTGGTGCTATATCATGCCTTTGTTTGCGCTGTGGCTTTTATGAAAGCATACATGAAATAAAgagctttgttttctttttccaatttatCTTCCTGTAGCAGATTTAAGATGCTTGAACTATACTATATGAAACTATATTAAGAAGAAGTGTATTTGCAGATGATGCAAGGTAATATCTGGATATCTTTGAACCCTCTGGGTTTTGCACAAAGCATGACTCTGGTTCTTCGGTTTCAAATCCGACCGTCTTATGGAAGAGCCACATTTGCCTCGGGACTCTCCTCATAACAACCAAGTTCCATTCCTCAGTTCAGAGGCCTTCGTGTTATACTTGCTGATGATGATGCTTTAAACAGAACCGTTAccaaggccttgtttgtttctaggaattcactttcctggaaaccattttcctcactttcccatgtttggcaaTACATGGAAAGTGAGTCAAAGGAAATGTAATtccagtcaaaggaaaatgttaagtttaacataaggaaagtgttttccatttttaattctcggaaaacactttcctgacgTGGGCCAATGCTGCGTTGTCATGTTTTTACgtaactgttcatgttaattgcactgttcaatacagtgcaattaacatgaacagtgtattgcatacactgttcactaaa
This genomic stretch from Populus alba chromosome 19, ASM523922v2, whole genome shotgun sequence harbors:
- the LOC140955117 gene encoding LOW QUALITY PROTEIN: probable disease resistance protein At4g27220 (The sequence of the model RefSeq protein was modified relative to this genomic sequence to represent the inferred CDS: deleted 1 base in 1 codon), with translation MEGFLPSSMEDDVNFTSNQFDFQSLLSELELLSPPPEVPVSQSYISCNDQGGQNNVINDSIQQTTPFPTSFPETMMEGFPPSFMEEDDNMTWNQLLLSPAPEVPVNQSSILCNDQGGQNIVINDSIQQTTQFPTSFPETMPQTGHVYMTRNATTSQHGEFNQSGPSSPSPWCQPNPNLFDPMLPGPSMPLRDQQLTNYQLPMRNQVPAMLPGPQPPMNQRLQYSNMTPNATTSQHGGFNQPGPSFPAPRIQFPSNQGQVDQAAVIPDIDNMQQENFLRRNSGNSTRSQMDNVQVQELQNQTARSNASNPGLDTSLQSQIRGLNTQQVESNDRFWNYVEKRDEMVGSLIKKVLKCKFCPHTFAIKTAITRIKWHLAGEERRGVAICRGVTKEVQEAAFLAMCGGNKRQKITATAVNVNDCGISTCPQEQNNEIENLGGGIGRVQREVQVVEPGVGEERISSQAIAGNDEVSMTGMRAQEDRVSEEALESRTRTEPVGVQGVEQGPGEERIQSHLQAENDMENTGEGSFQHDAFETIPRTEQVQLLEPRGDSSQFCLDIGRCYDQPCAPSVNNDVNRHDALDMVRVRTEPMEEAGAGAKSSESLKYNKTRGVPLPTSSTKPVGQAFEEKTKEIWSLLMDDKVPTIGIYGMGGIGKTTILKHIYNELLQTPDICHHVWWVTVSQDFSITRLQNLIAKHLHLDLANEDDDVHRAAKLSEELKTKQKWILILDDLWNNFELDEVGIPVLLKGCKLIMTTRSETVCHRMACHHKIKVKLLSEGEAWTLFMEKLGRDIALLPEVEGIAKDIAGECAGLPLGIIAVAGSLRGVDDPYEWRNTLNKLRESEFRDIDEKVFRLLRFSYDRLGDLALQRSLLYCALFGEDDMIARQKLIGYLIDEGIIKGKRSRGDAFDEGNTMLNRLEYVCLLESAKMEYDDTRRIKMHDLIRDMAIHILKDEYQVMVKAGAQLKELPDAEQWTENLMMVSLMRNKIKEIPSSYSPRCPFLSTLLLCKNRMLRFVADSFFKQLHGLKVLDLSWTGIQNLPDSVSDLESLTALLLRKCDNLSHVPSLKKLRALKRLDLSRTRLEKMPQGMECLTNLRYLRMNGCGEKEFPSGILPKLSHLQVFVLEKFMSQDDAITVKGKEVGSLRNLETLECHFEGLSDFVEYLRSRDGILSLSTCKILVGEVGRHLGQYIEDFPSKTVGLGNLSINGDRDFQVKFLNGIQGLICQCIDARSLCDVLSLENATELERISIRKCHNMESLVSSSWFCSAPPRLPSCNGMFSGLKEFFCYRCESMKKLFPLVLLPNLVNLEVIEVRVCHKMEEIIGTTDEESSSSNSITEVILPKLTTLILSWLPELKSICSAKLICNSLKNIYVINCVKLKRMPICLPLLENGQPSPPPSLKEINAYPKKWWESVVEWEHPNAKNVLRPFVN